From a single Carassius auratus strain Wakin chromosome 38, ASM336829v1, whole genome shotgun sequence genomic region:
- the LOC113056651 gene encoding lactoylglutathione lyase, with product MRIDHAPFCGVFPPKCQPPSDQQAGTHLKMSDQGLTNEAAAAACKAGNPITKDFMMQQTMLRVKDPVKSLDFYTRILGMTLLQKFDFPSMRFTLYFLGYEDKKEIPADVKERTAWTFSRRATIELTHNWGSETDDSQSYHNGNSDPRGFGHIGIAVPDVYAACKLFEENGVTFVKKPDDGKMKGLAFIQDPDGYWIEILSPNNMVSITS from the exons ATGCGCATTGACCACGCCCCCTTTTGTGGTGTCTTTCCGCCAAAGTGTCAGCCGCCGAGTGACCAACAAGCCGGAACGCACCTAAAAATGTCCGACCAAGGGCTGACGAATGAAGCAGCTGCCGCCGCGTGTAAAGCGGGGAACCCCATCACTAAA GACTTCATGATGCAGCAGACGATGCTGCGGGTTAAGGATCCGGTTAAATCCCTGGATTTCTACACACGCATTTTGGGAATGAC GCTGTTACAGAAGTTTGATTTCCCCTCCATGCGATTCACCCTGTATTTTCTGGGTTATGAGGATAAGAAAGAGATCCCTGCAGATGTGAAGGAGAGGACAGCCTGGACGTTCTCCCGTCGAGCCACTATAGAGCTCACACA TAACTGGGGCTCAGAGACAGATGACAGCCAGTCTTACCACAACGGCAACTCAGACCCAAGAGGCTTTG gCCATATTGGAATTGCTGTACCGGATGTCTATGCTGCCTGCAAGCTGTTTGAAGAGAATGGAGTGACCTTTGTAAAAAAGCCTGATGATG GTAAAATGAAGGGCCTGGCCTTTATTCAGGATCCTGATGGTTACTGGATTGAGATTCTCAGCCCTAACAACATGGTGTCCATCACTTCTTAA